One window from the genome of Amycolatopsis sp. NBC_01480 encodes:
- a CDS encoding sensor histidine kinase, with the protein MPKFLRSTRFRVAVTAFAASAVALGAVSVWFIAQTRDRLDDAAAQLARTRADAIVQLLDNGAGPGDLPRFVRDTVYEVIDRAGTHVTACPGLSTLARGTPVNTDQHIGVFTDGRVGCAPRLEGLDLHITHVLSGDGAVDVYVAAWVDPVGRARADTARAVLSAGVPLVAVLIGVIAWLAVRRSLRPVEAIRAEVAEIGAHDLGRRVPDPRSGDEIARLAGTMNTMLARLDDAVARQSRFTSDASHELRSPLASMQTQLEVLLAHPGRFDWREVCENTLLDVARLQALVADLVLLGKLDHAPPERLDAVPLTETVDAGLSGREAREGVSIHAELDAAAVVRGHRTRLERLVRNLLDNAERHARSRVDVTVSVVDGQAVLTVADDGPGIPAEDRERVFNRFVRLDDGLARDESGAGLGLAIVADIARAHGGVAEVADHEDGARFVVRFPNLKPS; encoded by the coding sequence GTGCCTAAGTTCCTTCGCTCGACCCGATTTCGCGTCGCGGTGACGGCCTTCGCGGCCTCGGCGGTCGCACTCGGGGCAGTGTCGGTGTGGTTCATCGCGCAAACCCGCGACCGGCTCGACGACGCCGCGGCCCAGCTCGCCCGCACCCGCGCCGACGCGATCGTCCAGCTGCTCGACAACGGCGCCGGCCCTGGCGATCTGCCGCGGTTCGTGCGCGACACGGTTTACGAGGTCATCGACCGCGCGGGCACCCACGTGACCGCCTGCCCCGGCTTGTCGACGCTGGCCCGCGGCACACCGGTGAACACCGACCAGCACATCGGCGTCTTCACCGACGGTCGGGTCGGCTGCGCGCCCCGGCTGGAGGGCCTCGACCTGCACATCACCCATGTGCTCAGCGGTGACGGCGCCGTCGACGTTTACGTCGCCGCCTGGGTCGACCCGGTCGGGCGGGCGAGGGCCGACACCGCCCGCGCTGTGCTGTCCGCCGGGGTTCCCCTGGTCGCGGTGCTGATCGGGGTGATCGCGTGGCTCGCCGTCCGCCGCTCGCTGCGCCCGGTCGAGGCGATCCGCGCCGAGGTCGCCGAGATCGGCGCGCACGACCTCGGCCGCCGCGTCCCCGATCCCCGCAGCGGCGACGAGATCGCGCGCCTCGCCGGGACGATGAACACGATGCTCGCCCGCCTCGACGACGCCGTCGCCCGGCAGAGCCGGTTCACCTCGGACGCGTCGCACGAGCTGCGCAGCCCGCTCGCCTCGATGCAGACGCAGCTGGAGGTGCTGCTGGCCCACCCCGGCCGGTTCGACTGGCGGGAGGTCTGCGAGAACACGCTGCTCGACGTCGCCCGGCTGCAGGCCCTGGTCGCCGACCTCGTGCTGCTCGGGAAGCTGGACCACGCCCCGCCGGAACGGCTGGATGCCGTCCCGCTGACCGAAACCGTCGACGCCGGCTTGTCCGGGCGCGAGGCCCGCGAAGGCGTCTCGATCCACGCCGAGCTCGACGCGGCGGCGGTCGTGCGCGGCCACCGGACGCGGCTGGAGCGGCTGGTCCGCAACCTGCTCGACAACGCCGAACGGCACGCGCGCTCGCGGGTCGACGTCACTGTGTCCGTTGTGGACGGACAGGCGGTGCTCACGGTCGCCGACGACGGGCCCGGCATCCCCGCCGAGGACCGCGAGCGGGTGTTCAACCGCTTCGTCCGGCTGGACGACGGCCTGGCCCGGGACGAAAGCGGCGCCGGGCTCGGCCTGGCCATCGTCGCCGACATCGCCCGCGCGCACGGCGGCGTCGCCGAGGTCGCCGACCACGAGGACGGCG
- a CDS encoding ABC transporter permease codes for MGNLIKAEFRKTLSLNTWWVLLIPLVAVSFGLTFVWGKITNDFVGFIGSDTARDLARPLGLNPDAFPVGLLAIAHGVNIAQLVPALFGIFALAGEYRSKTITTTFLTAPNRISALTAKMLTYIVWGALYGLVSFGVAALATLASVDSERLPTGPQWLAALGGTVLASILVTLFGIGFGAVLRNVTLAVVLLLVWFLIIENVLVIATWNLTSVLGGILPNGTANGIVGGIAADAFGINTLNLPGGVDRWSQLGLQLAAGAPGVFSWWASALIFFGWTMVFFAFGWAGNQRRDIT; via the coding sequence ATGGGAAACCTGATCAAGGCGGAGTTCCGCAAGACGCTCTCGCTCAACACCTGGTGGGTGCTGCTGATCCCGCTCGTGGCCGTTTCGTTCGGCCTCACTTTCGTCTGGGGCAAGATCACCAACGACTTCGTCGGCTTCATCGGCTCGGACACCGCGCGCGACCTCGCGCGGCCGCTCGGGCTGAACCCGGACGCGTTCCCGGTCGGCCTGCTGGCGATCGCGCACGGGGTGAACATCGCGCAGCTCGTGCCGGCGTTGTTCGGGATCTTCGCGCTGGCGGGCGAGTACCGCAGCAAGACGATCACCACGACGTTCCTCACCGCCCCGAACCGGATCTCCGCGCTGACCGCGAAGATGCTCACCTACATCGTGTGGGGGGCGCTCTACGGCCTGGTCAGCTTCGGCGTCGCGGCACTGGCGACGCTCGCGAGCGTCGACTCGGAGCGGCTGCCGACCGGGCCGCAGTGGCTCGCGGCGCTGGGCGGCACGGTGCTCGCGTCGATCCTGGTCACTTTGTTCGGGATCGGCTTCGGCGCGGTGCTGCGCAACGTCACGCTCGCCGTGGTGCTGCTGCTCGTGTGGTTCCTGATCATCGAGAACGTGCTGGTGATCGCCACCTGGAACCTCACCTCGGTGCTCGGCGGGATCCTGCCCAACGGCACCGCGAACGGCATCGTCGGCGGGATCGCGGCCGACGCGTTCGGCATCAACACGCTGAACCTGCCGGGCGGGGTGGACCGCTGGTCGCAGCTCGGCCTGCAACTCGCGGCGGGCGCGCCCGGAGTGTTCTCCTGGTGGGCCTCGGCGCTCATTTTCTTCGGCTGGACCATGGTGTTCTTCGCGTTCGGCTGGGCCGGGAACCAGCGCCGCGACATCACCTGA
- a CDS encoding response regulator transcription factor, producing MRILLVEDERRLAEALRAGLGAEGYAVDVTHNGRDALWYAAEHPYSAIILDITLPGLNGYRVCGRLRDQGDTTPILMLTAKDGEDDEIEALDTGADDFLHKPFSYGVLLSRLRALIRRGGATRPRVLKLGDLELDQSARTCRRGDTPVTLTGKEFALLAYLMQRPGQVVAKAELVDNLWDFAASASANLVEVHVSALRRKIDLPFGAETIRTVRGAGYHVVPQSA from the coding sequence ATGCGGATCTTGCTCGTCGAGGACGAGAGGCGGCTGGCGGAGGCGCTGCGGGCCGGGCTCGGGGCCGAGGGGTACGCCGTTGACGTGACGCACAACGGGCGCGACGCGCTTTGGTACGCGGCCGAGCACCCGTATTCGGCCATCATCCTCGACATCACGCTGCCCGGCCTCAACGGCTACCGCGTCTGCGGGCGCCTGCGCGACCAAGGCGACACCACCCCGATCCTCATGCTCACCGCCAAAGACGGCGAGGACGACGAGATCGAGGCCCTCGACACCGGCGCCGACGACTTCCTCCACAAACCCTTCTCCTACGGCGTCCTGCTCTCCCGCCTGCGCGCCCTCATCCGCCGCGGCGGCGCCACCCGCCCGCGCGTGCTCAAACTCGGCGACCTCGAACTCGACCAGTCCGCCCGCACCTGCCGCCGCGGCGACACCCCCGTCACGCTCACCGGCAAGGAATTCGCGCTGCTCGCCTACCTCATGCAACGGCCAGGACAGGTCGTCGCCAAGGCCGAGCTGGTCGACAACCTCTGGGACTTCGCCGCGTCCGCGAGCGCCAACCTGGTCGAGGTCCACGTCAGCGCACTGCGGCGCAAGATCGACCTGCCGTTCGGCGCCGAGACCATCCGGACCGTCCGGGGCGCGGGCTACCACGTGGTGCCCCAGAGTGCCTAA
- a CDS encoding ABC transporter ATP-binding protein, with protein sequence MHDGSGRIVVQNLGKQFGSVVAVQNLSFVVEPGSVTGFLGPNGAGKTTTLRMLLGLVTPTTGSATINGRPHDQLGTPARVVGSVLENEGFHPSRTARDHLRVYAAAIGVPDRRADEVLGIVGLAPVAGRKAGGFSLGMRQRLALATALLGDPQVLVLDEPTNGLDPEGILWLRNFLRAYARERRTVLVSSHLLNEVEQTIDQVVIISQGMTRYYGSLEQLRASRQSRVLVQPADPGALVKTLQENGFTQVSPTPDGRVAVAGASVQQIGDLAAKSGIAVYGMQEETADLERLFFQLTQPQYGGYPQQPQQQQQQPPPGWGPPPQQPPQPQQPQQHYPPQNWNGGR encoded by the coding sequence ATGCACGACGGCAGCGGCCGGATAGTGGTGCAGAACCTCGGCAAGCAGTTCGGCAGCGTGGTCGCGGTGCAGAACCTGAGTTTTGTGGTGGAGCCGGGTTCGGTGACGGGGTTTCTCGGGCCGAACGGCGCGGGCAAGACCACGACGTTGCGCATGCTGCTCGGCTTGGTGACCCCGACGACGGGCTCGGCGACGATCAACGGCCGCCCGCACGATCAGCTGGGCACGCCGGCGCGGGTGGTCGGGTCGGTGCTGGAGAACGAGGGTTTCCATCCGAGCCGCACGGCGCGTGACCATCTGCGGGTGTACGCCGCGGCCATCGGCGTGCCGGACCGGCGGGCGGACGAGGTGCTCGGGATCGTCGGGCTGGCCCCGGTGGCGGGGCGCAAGGCGGGCGGGTTCTCGCTCGGCATGCGGCAGCGGCTGGCGCTGGCCACGGCATTGCTCGGGGACCCGCAGGTGCTGGTGCTCGACGAGCCGACGAACGGCCTCGACCCCGAGGGAATCCTTTGGCTGCGCAACTTCCTGCGCGCGTACGCCCGTGAGCGGCGCACCGTGCTCGTGTCGAGCCACCTGCTGAACGAGGTCGAGCAGACCATCGACCAGGTGGTGATCATCAGCCAGGGCATGACGCGTTATTACGGTTCGCTCGAGCAGCTGCGCGCGAGCCGGCAGTCGCGGGTGCTGGTGCAGCCCGCGGATCCGGGCGCGCTGGTGAAAACGTTGCAGGAGAACGGGTTCACGCAGGTTTCGCCGACGCCGGACGGCCGGGTGGCGGTGGCGGGCGCGTCGGTGCAGCAGATCGGCGACCTCGCGGCCAAGAGCGGCATCGCCGTGTACGGCATGCAGGAGGAGACGGCTGATCTGGAGCGGCTGTTCTTCCAGCTCACCCAGCCCCAGTACGGCGGTTACCCGCAGCAGCCTCAACAGCAACAGCAACAGCCGCCGCCGGGCTGGGGCCCGCCGCCGCAACAGCCACCACAACCCCAGCAACCACAACAGCACTACCCGCCGCAGAACTGGAACGGTGGCCGGTGA
- a CDS encoding DUF4291 domain-containing protein, translated as MFEENRAPAHQIRARHDDRTVRVYQAYAPEIAGPALKAGTFVAPFKRERMTWIKPSFRWMGYRCGWAAKPGQECVLALDITREGFEWALTHSALSHYDADVHPDREAWQTAVQTSPVRIQWDPERDVHHRPLPHRSIQIGLSGEAVGRYVDEWITAVTDVTPVMREIRGHLAADRLPEALALLPDEPPYPLSTELAKAVDAR; from the coding sequence GTGTTCGAGGAAAACCGAGCGCCTGCCCATCAGATCCGGGCCCGTCACGATGACCGGACCGTGCGGGTCTACCAGGCGTACGCGCCGGAGATCGCCGGGCCTGCCCTGAAAGCGGGCACGTTCGTGGCGCCGTTCAAGCGGGAGCGGATGACGTGGATCAAGCCGTCGTTCCGGTGGATGGGGTACCGCTGCGGCTGGGCGGCCAAACCCGGCCAGGAGTGTGTGCTGGCGCTGGACATCACCCGCGAGGGCTTCGAGTGGGCGCTCACGCACTCCGCGCTGAGCCACTACGACGCCGACGTCCACCCGGACCGCGAGGCCTGGCAGACAGCGGTCCAGACCAGCCCGGTCCGCATCCAGTGGGACCCCGAGCGCGACGTCCACCACCGGCCACTGCCGCACCGTTCGATCCAGATCGGGTTGAGCGGCGAGGCCGTCGGGCGTTACGTGGACGAGTGGATCACCGCGGTCACCGACGTCACACCGGTCATGCGCGAGATCCGGGGCCACCTCGCCGCCGACCGGCTGCCCGAGGCACTGGCCCTCCTGCCGGACGAACCGCCCTACCCGCTCTCCACCGAGCTGGCCAAGGCCGTCGACGCGCGCTAG
- a CDS encoding ABC transporter ATP-binding protein — MTTTPTRPRQARPTAETEPRPEGWVRRLSAACWQHRGVVVLAMAAAILSVGVQAASPLLVRSAVDDAVAGQTAQIAGIAVALVALQAVAFGSAFLRRYVGGRLALDVQHDLRNRVFKALSRLDGGKQDALRTGQVVSRAISDLQLVTGLLMQVPLSAGSVIFAVLALGAMLWMSPVLTLIALVVAPAVGIVVALSRKRLFPATWSAQQRAADVAQRVEETVTGVRVVKGFGQEAREVSRLERTARKLFAERLRAARLSALPTATTSALPAAGQVAVLAVGGILALKGEISLGTFLAFATYLAALIGPARMLSGLVVQAQLTRAGAERVYELIDAQPDVTERAEPLPLPEGALGIELEDVRFGYTRSEPVLDGLSLTARPGETLALVGTAGSGKSTISLLLPRFYDAHSGSIRLGGTDVRDVALKQLRQSIGVVFEEAFLFSTSVRDNIAYGRPDASDEEVFAAARAAEADEFIRALPDGYDTEVGERGLTLSGGQRQRLGLARALMTDPRVLILDDATSAIDTVTEAAIHDTLRSVTATRTTLLVAHRRSTLQLADRIAVLDRGRVVDVGTEAELQARCPLFRELVSGPDDNAEQPLRHKNLDRDETGVTPALWPRDENQDEVDALAEAAAQRGGQPGGGSGFAGDGPDVPPTPELLEGVRKLPPATDRPRLSEVDVTAADPGFRLGRLLRPVRWPLVAVIALVAADALASLALPALYQRGVDHGVLPGVESVVWLMSAIGVLVVAADWVVVRGQTRLTARVGETVLYSLRVRSYAHLQRLGLDYYERELSGKIMTRMTTDVDALSTFLQTGLATAVVSALTLVGITVALLVTDVSLALYALAMLPLLLVATMVFRRVASRAYSEAREKVSVVNADLQENVSGLRVAQAYTREERSAEAFASRSDAYRRSRLRAQRYIAIYFPLVSLMSDLATTTVLVAGAHRVAAGTLEAGVLLGFLLYLQQFFSPIQQLSSVFDGYQQARVGLSRIGDLLRTPTSVPPADHPVRLPDRLTGEVSFKDVDFSYAGAERPALEHLSMDVAPGETVALVGATGAGKSTAVKLVARYYDVTGGVVRIDGTDIREYDLPGLRARMGVVPQEAHLFSGTVADNVRYGRPEASDAEVEAAVRSVGALDGIAALPAGFLQPVGERGRSLSAGQRQLVALARAELVDPDVLLLDEATAALDPSTEAAVLRATEHLARRRTTFVVAHRLATAAKADRIIVLDHGRIIEQGTHTQLLTADGHYAKLWSLG; from the coding sequence GTGACCACCACCCCGACGCGTCCGCGTCAAGCCCGTCCGACTGCTGAGACCGAACCCCGCCCCGAAGGCTGGGTGCGGCGGCTGTCCGCGGCCTGCTGGCAGCACCGCGGGGTGGTCGTGCTGGCCATGGCGGCGGCGATCCTCAGCGTCGGGGTCCAGGCGGCGAGCCCGTTGCTCGTGCGCTCGGCGGTGGACGACGCGGTGGCCGGCCAGACCGCGCAGATCGCCGGCATCGCGGTGGCGCTGGTGGCGTTGCAGGCGGTCGCGTTCGGCTCGGCGTTCCTGCGCCGGTACGTCGGCGGCCGGCTGGCCCTGGACGTGCAGCACGACCTGCGCAACCGCGTGTTCAAGGCGCTCTCGCGGCTCGACGGCGGCAAGCAGGACGCGCTGCGCACCGGCCAGGTGGTCTCACGCGCGATCTCCGACCTGCAGCTGGTCACCGGGCTGCTGATGCAGGTGCCGCTCTCGGCCGGGTCGGTGATCTTCGCGGTGCTCGCGCTCGGCGCGATGCTGTGGATGTCGCCGGTGCTCACGCTGATCGCGCTGGTGGTCGCGCCCGCCGTCGGGATTGTGGTGGCACTGAGCCGGAAACGGCTCTTCCCGGCCACCTGGTCGGCGCAGCAGCGCGCGGCCGACGTGGCGCAGCGGGTGGAGGAGACCGTCACCGGCGTGCGCGTGGTGAAGGGCTTCGGTCAGGAGGCACGTGAGGTCTCGCGGCTCGAGCGCACGGCGCGCAAGCTGTTCGCCGAGCGGCTGCGCGCGGCCCGGCTGTCCGCGCTGCCCACGGCCACCACTTCGGCGCTGCCCGCGGCCGGGCAGGTCGCGGTGCTCGCGGTCGGCGGCATCCTCGCGCTGAAGGGCGAGATCAGCCTCGGCACGTTCCTCGCCTTCGCCACCTACCTCGCCGCGCTGATCGGGCCGGCCCGAATGCTGTCCGGGCTCGTGGTGCAGGCGCAGCTGACCCGCGCGGGCGCCGAGCGGGTGTACGAGCTGATCGACGCACAGCCGGACGTCACCGAGCGCGCGGAACCGTTACCGCTGCCCGAAGGCGCGCTCGGCATCGAGCTGGAAGACGTCCGCTTCGGCTACACCCGCAGCGAGCCGGTGCTCGACGGCCTGTCGCTCACCGCGCGGCCGGGCGAGACGCTGGCGCTGGTGGGCACGGCGGGCTCCGGCAAGTCCACGATTTCCCTGCTGCTGCCCCGTTTTTACGACGCGCACTCCGGCTCGATCCGCCTGGGCGGCACCGACGTACGCGATGTGGCGCTGAAACAGCTGCGGCAGTCGATCGGCGTGGTGTTCGAGGAAGCGTTCCTGTTCTCCACGTCGGTGCGCGACAACATCGCGTACGGCCGCCCGGACGCGAGCGACGAAGAGGTCTTCGCCGCGGCGCGTGCGGCGGAGGCCGACGAGTTCATCCGCGCGCTGCCGGACGGTTACGACACCGAGGTCGGCGAGCGCGGCCTGACCCTGTCCGGCGGCCAGCGCCAGCGCCTCGGCCTGGCCCGGGCGCTGATGACCGACCCGCGGGTGCTGATCCTGGACGACGCGACGTCGGCGATCGACACCGTCACCGAGGCCGCCATCCACGACACGCTGCGGTCGGTCACGGCCACGCGCACCACGTTGCTGGTCGCGCACCGCCGTTCCACGCTCCAGCTGGCCGACCGGATCGCGGTGCTCGACCGGGGCCGGGTCGTCGACGTCGGCACGGAGGCGGAGCTGCAGGCGCGCTGCCCGCTGTTCCGCGAGCTGGTGTCCGGGCCGGACGACAACGCCGAGCAGCCGTTGCGCCACAAGAACCTGGACCGCGACGAAACCGGCGTCACGCCCGCGTTGTGGCCGCGCGACGAGAACCAGGACGAGGTCGACGCGCTCGCCGAGGCCGCGGCGCAGCGCGGCGGGCAGCCGGGCGGCGGCTCCGGGTTCGCCGGCGACGGGCCGGACGTGCCGCCGACGCCGGAGCTGCTGGAGGGCGTCCGCAAGCTGCCGCCGGCCACGGACCGGCCGCGACTGTCCGAAGTGGACGTCACGGCGGCGGACCCCGGGTTCCGCCTCGGCCGGCTGCTGCGGCCGGTGCGCTGGCCGCTGGTCGCCGTGATCGCGCTGGTGGCGGCCGACGCGCTGGCGTCGCTGGCGCTGCCCGCGCTGTACCAGCGGGGAGTCGACCACGGCGTGCTGCCGGGCGTCGAGAGCGTGGTGTGGCTGATGTCGGCGATCGGCGTGCTGGTGGTCGCGGCCGACTGGGTCGTGGTGCGCGGGCAGACGCGGCTCACCGCGCGCGTCGGCGAGACGGTGCTGTACTCGCTGCGCGTGCGCAGCTACGCCCACCTGCAGCGGCTCGGGCTCGACTACTACGAGCGCGAGCTGTCCGGGAAGATCATGACGCGGATGACCACGGACGTCGACGCGCTGTCCACCTTCCTGCAGACCGGGCTCGCCACCGCCGTGGTGAGCGCGCTGACGCTGGTGGGCATCACCGTCGCGCTGCTGGTCACCGATGTGTCGCTGGCGCTGTACGCGCTGGCGATGCTGCCCCTGCTGCTCGTCGCGACCATGGTGTTCCGGCGGGTCGCTTCGCGGGCGTACAGCGAAGCGCGCGAGAAGGTCAGCGTGGTCAACGCGGACCTGCAGGAGAACGTGAGCGGCCTGCGCGTCGCCCAGGCGTACACGCGCGAGGAGCGTTCGGCCGAGGCCTTCGCCTCACGCAGCGACGCTTACCGGCGCTCGCGGCTGCGGGCCCAGCGTTACATCGCCATCTACTTCCCGCTGGTCTCGCTGATGTCGGACCTGGCGACCACCACGGTGCTGGTCGCGGGCGCGCACCGGGTGGCGGCCGGGACACTGGAAGCCGGGGTGCTGCTGGGCTTCCTGCTGTACCTGCAGCAGTTCTTCTCCCCGATCCAGCAGCTCTCGTCGGTCTTCGACGGCTACCAGCAGGCGCGGGTCGGGCTGAGCCGGATCGGCGACCTGCTGCGCACGCCGACCTCGGTGCCCCCGGCGGACCACCCGGTCCGGCTGCCGGACCGGCTGACCGGCGAGGTGAGCTTCAAGGACGTCGACTTCTCCTACGCCGGTGCCGAGCGCCCGGCGCTGGAGCACCTGTCGATGGACGTGGCGCCGGGCGAAACCGTCGCACTGGTCGGCGCGACCGGCGCGGGCAAGTCCACCGCGGTGAAGCTGGTGGCGCGCTACTACGACGTGACCGGCGGCGTGGTGCGGATCGACGGCACCGACATCCGCGAATACGACCTGCCCGGCCTGCGCGCCCGGATGGGCGTGGTGCCGCAGGAGGCGCACCTGTTCTCCGGCACGGTCGCCGACAACGTCCGCTACGGCCGCCCCGAAGCCTCCGACGCGGAGGTCGAAGCGGCGGTCCGCTCGGTCGGCGCCCTCGACGGCATCGCCGCCCTCCCCGCCGGCTTCCTCCAACCAGTGGGCGAACGCGGCCGCTCCCTGTCGGCCGGCCAGCGCCAGCTGGTCGCCCTGGCCCGCGCCGAACTGGTCGACCCGGACGTCCTGCTCCTGGACGAGGCCACCGCCGCCCTGGACCCGTCCACGGAAGCCGCGGTCCTGCGCGCGACCGAACACCTGGCCCGCCGCCGCACCACCTTCGTCGTCGCCCACCGCCTGGCCACCGCCGCCAAGGCCGACCGCATCATCGTCCTGGACCACGGCCGCATCATCGAACAGGGCACCCACACCCAGCTCCTCACTGCCGACGGCCACTACGCAAAGCTGTGGTCCCTCGGCTGA